The Vicia villosa cultivar HV-30 ecotype Madison, WI linkage group LG1, Vvil1.0, whole genome shotgun sequence genome includes a region encoding these proteins:
- the LOC131644615 gene encoding OVARIAN TUMOR DOMAIN-containing deubiquitinating enzyme 12-like: protein MALHEHSDVVQWGMNLFDVDPRYSPGYYGDMIQHDTGDVYDENYFHSHYDSESNQVENDEIIARTLQEEFSQLEIAERSGYSQADEEHFHASEPSYDWHNTPMMNYCSGGHNYVNEGVGDIETSSSCCSPGEVAGCSMELVDNYPFDDEIERRLSEITPIPHIPKINGEIPSIDEATSDHERLLERLQLYDFVENKVQGDGNCQFRALSDQLYNTPDHHKFVRRKVVNQLKSHPEIYEAYVPMEFSEYLEKMSKSGEWGDHVTLQAAADSYGVRIFVMTSFKDTCCIEILPSFEKPKGVIFISFWAEVHYNSIYPQGDITSNESRKKKRWWSFESSH, encoded by the exons ATGGCTTTACATGAGCATTCAGATGTTGTTCAGTGGGGTATGAATCTTTTTGATGTCGATCCTCGTTATAGTCCTGGATACTATGGCGACATGATTCAACATGATACTGGTGATGTCTATGATGAAAACTACTTTCACAGCCACTATGATTCTGAAAGTAACCAAGTAGAGAACGATGAGATCATTGCACGGACTCTTCAAGAAGAGTTTTCACAGCTAGAGATTGCCGAGCGTTCGGGTTATTCGCAGGCAGATGAAGAACACTTTCATGCTTCTGAGCCTTCATATGATTGGCATAACACACCGATGATGAACTATTGTTCAGGAG GTCATAATTATGTCAATGAAGGAGTTGGTGACATAGAAACTTCTAGCTCATGCTGTAGTCCTGGTGAAGTGGCCGGATGCTCAATGGAGCTTGTTGACAACTATCCATTTGATGATGAAATAGAGAGGCGATTGAGTGAGATAACTCCCATTCCT CACATTCCAAAAATTAATGGAGAAATTCCTTCTATTGATGAAGCAACATCAGATCATGAAAGGCTTCTAGAGAG ATTGCAATTATATGACTTTGTGGAGAATAAGGTACAAGGTGACGGTAATTGTCAG TTTCGTGCATTATCTGATCAACTGTATAACACACCTGATCACCACAAGTTTGTGAGACGAAAAGTTGTAAACCAG CTGAAGTCTCATCCAGAGATTTACGAAGCATACGTTCCCATGGAGTTTAGTGAATATTTGGAAAAGATGTCTAA GAGTGGTGAATGGGGTGATCATGTCACTCTTCAAGCTGCTGCAGATTCG TATGGTGTGAGAATATTTGTGATGACTTCTTTCAAAGACACCTGTTGCATTGAGATTCTTCCTAGTTTTGAGAAGCCAAAAGGAG tgATTTTCATAAGTTTTTGGGCAGAGGTGCATTACAACTCCATCTATCCTCAAGGAG ATATAACTTCAAATGAGTCAAGAAAGAAGAAAAGGTGGTGGAG